GATCATGACAGGGCTTGGGTGGCATTGATTCGGTAGAACACCAAGTAAAAATCGCCGCCATCACTCCGAATTGGTGGCTCCGAGAAACTGGCTGCAAATATCTTCACCAGACAAAGGAGGTGAGTTGGTCGATCTTCGCAAGCATCAGGATAGACCGTTTGGGGTTTGTCCGGCGTTTCACAAAGTGCAGGAGCCTTCGAATTTTCTACGCTCTGGCGATGTCCGCTGCGTCCCGGGGTGCTCAGAAGCCACCGGCGAATGCTTTGATCTTTCTTTAGATGTACGGTATGAAGATTGCTCTATGAAGCCCACCGCCAATTTGACGACGCGCACATGACGCTCTCCTTACCGATCTACACAAGGCTGACACCTAAAGCGTTGTCCCTTTCGCTGATAGGTTTCATTCTTCTGGTCTGTTTTTCGTTGATCCTTGCTACTGTTTGGCAGATGGCGAAGTCGTCCGGTGAGCGAGTAGACGCGGCCAAAATAACTGTTTCGAACATCGTGCTTGCCGCTGAGCAGCAGGCCCGTGACACGATGCTGCAGGCCGACAATACCTTGCGAGATCTTGCTGAGCGTGTAGCGCACGATGGAAGCGGCCCTGATCAACAAGAGCGATTGGCGAAGCTGCTGGCCCGACAGGTGAATAATATTGAAGGTGTTCAAGGGCTTTTCATCTTCGATGCTCACGGCAACTGGATGGCGAATTCATTTTCGGAAGGCCTACACACCAAAAACAACAGCGACCGAGCATACTTCGTTTATCACCGCGAGCACGATGATCAGTCCATCCACATCGGCTCCATAGTCGAAAGTCGAACGACTGGCGAGATGGTGATCCCTATCAGTCGGCGTATCGAAACAGCCGATGGAGCATTTGCAGGAGTTGCGTTAGCCACGGTTCCGGTTTCATATTTCCAAAGCTTTTTCAAGCGTGTGGACGTTGACGACGAAGGAGTAATTTTCCTAGCACTCGATAACGGCGAGCTACTCGCCCGACGCCCGACAGTCGCAGCTTTGATGACGACCAATCTTTCCAAAGGTGAGATTTTCAGCCGGTACCTACCTCAGAGCGACAGTGGTACTGCAGTCATCAAATCCATTGTAGATGGCATTGAGCGGATCTACGCCTATCGTCGCTTGGCAGGGTTGCCTATCGTCGCTGCAGCCGGAGTGTCGTACGAGCATGTATTTGCTCCTTGGTGGTCATATGTTTACCAATCGGTTGCACTGGTAGGCTCCATCATATTGGCTTTGGCGTTTTTAGGTAGCTTGCTATATCGGCAGATCCAACAGCTGCTTGTCGCAGAGCGTGAGCTCAAAGCAATCCGAAAAGAGCTAGAGGTGATAGCCCATACAGATGGTCTCACTTCTCTAGCCAATAGGAGAAATTTTGACTTGGCTATGGATAAAGAATGGAAGCGTGCCACGAGAAATCAGACAAGCATATCCGTAATCCTTTTGGATATAGATTTGTTCAAGCAATATAATGACCATTACGGCCATTTAAGTGGTGATGATTGCCTTGTGCGCGTAGCGAACCTTATTGCAGCTAACGTCAATAGACCAGGTGATATCGCTGCTCGCTACGGTGGGGAAGAATTTGTAGTTCTGCTTCCGGACACTGAACTCGCAGGTGCGGTTATGGTTGCAGAGAACATTAGGCTTTCCTTGTTGGATGCAAAAATTCCACATTCAGCGAGCCCATTCGGCGTAGTCACCATAAGCTCTGGTGTAGTCTCGACTGCTAAAACAGGAGAGGAGAATCATAAAGAATTTCTGATCAAAGCTGACCGTTTGCTTTACAGCGCTAAGGCTCAAGGACGGAATCGAGTAGCAAGCTGAACACCGATAGCCTACAAAACGCCTCGAACGTTATCTCCAACTTCACCGCTACCTTGGGCTTCGACATGGAGCGTTAATTCCATCAGTGCAGCCTCCAGGGCGAGCTGATTTGATATCCTTTCCAGCGCTTTCGATAACGGATATTCGCTTGCCATGAGCTTCCTTTATCCTTGAAATTGTCTGAGCGTAGCAGCGGGTTCGGGTTGGGCATGAGGTGTGCCGCAACCGTTGCGAGGCGTAGCTCAGCATCTCTTTTTTTGGATCCTTGACTTCGAAACTATTCCTGCGAGACGCACATAGGAGGAGGTTATGAACAAAGCAGTCTTTACTGTGGGTCATTCGACAAAGCCTATCAATGTCTTCGTCCAGATGCTCCAGAGCTTCGATGTTGACGCCGTGGTAGACATCCGGACTGTGCCTCGCTCCAGGACGAATCCTCAGTACAATTTGGATGTGCTGCCAGAGTTATTAGCCAAATCTGAAATCTTGCATTACCAGATCGAGAGCTTAGGCGGATTGCGAAAAAAATCCAAAAACGTCCCGGATGACATCAATGCATTTTGGGAAAATAGAAGCTTCCACAACTACGCTGACTACGCTTTATCGGATGAGTTTGAAGACGGTTTGCATCAACTGTTGAAGCTGAGCGACACCAAGCGTTGCGCCATCATGTGCGCGGAAGCGGTCTGGTGGCGATGCCATCGTCGTATAGTCGCTGACTACCTGCTGAACCGAGGGGCGGAGGTCTTTCACATTATGGACATTGGCAAGTCCACGAAGGCGATACAGACTCCTTCTGCCGAGCTAGTGGGAAGCAAGCTTACCTATCCGAAAAAAGGCGAATCGAAAGAATAGCCTCCGTTTTGCCGAATTTTCCGTCGTTGTACGTGTAGGGCTTTCTCCAGCCAGGTGACACCTCTTGCTAACGTCATTCCCCTCGCATTCCGCTACAGTTTTCTACCAGGAGGGTGTGGGGACGATAGGCTTATAGCCGCTTTAGACTCCTGCAACCATTGTTCGGCGTACATAGCCGAATCGTCATCTGGCAGCGGATAGCCTGCGGCTGAGAGAGCTTCGGCTCGCTCTTCAATGAGCAGGCGCTCAGGATCGCGGGCGACTTGATAGGCTCTGCCCGGCACGCGCCAGGTGGCATCCATTCGTGACTCGGGGGCTGACCGGCTTACTCTCCACCCGTCTTCGTCGGGATCTTTCGAAAGCAGGCACTCACCACAATTGGGTACGTGGTTCGCGATCTCATACTCACGCCAGTCCACCATAGCTCCGCCATCCATGCTGAGCGGCTTGCGCTCAATAAGCCAGGCTACGGCGTTGATAACCTGACCATGCGAAAACGCTACGATGTCTTGAGCTGGATGTTCAGCAAGGCGTTCCATGAACACTTGAGCTCTAGCTATGAAATCTAGAAATGACTCAGCGCCTTCACCATCCGTGAAACCAGAATCTGCTTTTGCCCAATAGGCATCCACCCATTCGCGTCTCTGGGCGACGGTTGTGTTAGTGCA
This region of Pseudomonas asgharzadehiana genomic DNA includes:
- a CDS encoding sensor domain-containing diguanylate cyclase — its product is MTLSLPIYTRLTPKALSLSLIGFILLVCFSLILATVWQMAKSSGERVDAAKITVSNIVLAAEQQARDTMLQADNTLRDLAERVAHDGSGPDQQERLAKLLARQVNNIEGVQGLFIFDAHGNWMANSFSEGLHTKNNSDRAYFVYHREHDDQSIHIGSIVESRTTGEMVIPISRRIETADGAFAGVALATVPVSYFQSFFKRVDVDDEGVIFLALDNGELLARRPTVAALMTTNLSKGEIFSRYLPQSDSGTAVIKSIVDGIERIYAYRRLAGLPIVAAAGVSYEHVFAPWWSYVYQSVALVGSIILALAFLGSLLYRQIQQLLVAERELKAIRKELEVIAHTDGLTSLANRRNFDLAMDKEWKRATRNQTSISVILLDIDLFKQYNDHYGHLSGDDCLVRVANLIAANVNRPGDIAARYGGEEFVVLLPDTELAGAVMVAENIRLSLLDAKIPHSASPFGVVTISSGVVSTAKTGEENHKEFLIKADRLLYSAKAQGRNRVAS
- a CDS encoding DUF488 domain-containing protein → MNKAVFTVGHSTKPINVFVQMLQSFDVDAVVDIRTVPRSRTNPQYNLDVLPELLAKSEILHYQIESLGGLRKKSKNVPDDINAFWENRSFHNYADYALSDEFEDGLHQLLKLSDTKRCAIMCAEAVWWRCHRRIVADYLLNRGAEVFHIMDIGKSTKAIQTPSAELVGSKLTYPKKGESKE